A genomic stretch from Angustibacter sp. Root456 includes:
- the trpS gene encoding tryptophan--tRNA ligase yields MSDPRRPRVLSGMQPTSDSLHLGNYLGALVQWVALQETHDAFYCVVDLHAITVEVDPATLRERTRRTAAQYLAGGVDPERSTLFVQSHVPQHAELAWVLGCITGFGEASRMTQFKDKAGRAGAERTTVGLFTYPVLMAADILLYAADAVPVGEDQRQHLELTRDLAMRFNSRFGDTFTVPEPHIVKETAKIYDLQEPTSKMSKSSATLAGVIDLLDEPKVTAKKIRSAVTDAEREVRYDVENKPGVSNLLSIHSALSGRGVEELEKDYVGKGYGDLKGDLADVVTEALTPFRERTLAYLDDPRVLDDVLAAGAEKARAVARETLAAVYERVGFLPPRS; encoded by the coding sequence ATGTCCGATCCGCGTCGTCCCCGCGTGCTGTCCGGAATGCAGCCCACCAGCGACTCGCTGCACCTCGGTAACTACCTCGGCGCGCTGGTGCAGTGGGTGGCCCTGCAGGAGACGCACGACGCCTTCTACTGCGTCGTCGACCTGCACGCCATCACCGTCGAGGTCGACCCGGCGACCCTGCGCGAGCGCACCCGTCGCACCGCGGCCCAGTACCTCGCCGGGGGTGTCGACCCCGAGCGCTCGACGCTGTTCGTGCAGAGCCACGTGCCGCAGCACGCCGAGCTGGCCTGGGTGCTGGGCTGCATCACCGGCTTCGGTGAGGCCAGCCGCATGACGCAGTTCAAGGACAAGGCGGGCCGCGCGGGTGCCGAGCGCACGACCGTCGGGTTGTTCACCTATCCCGTGCTCATGGCGGCCGACATCCTGCTCTACGCCGCGGACGCCGTCCCCGTGGGCGAGGACCAGCGCCAGCACCTCGAGCTCACGCGTGACCTGGCGATGCGGTTCAACTCTCGCTTCGGCGACACCTTCACCGTGCCCGAGCCGCACATCGTGAAGGAGACGGCGAAGATCTACGACCTGCAGGAGCCGACGTCGAAGATGAGCAAGTCCTCGGCGACGCTGGCGGGCGTGATCGACCTGCTCGACGAGCCCAAGGTCACGGCCAAGAAGATCCGCTCGGCGGTCACCGACGCCGAGCGGGAGGTGCGCTACGACGTCGAGAACAAGCCGGGGGTGTCGAACCTGCTGTCGATCCACTCGGCGCTGTCGGGACGCGGCGTCGAGGAGCTCGAGAAGGACTACGTGGGCAAGGGCTACGGCGACCTCAAAGGTGATCTCGCGGACGTCGTCACCGAGGCCCTCACGCCGTTTCGTGAGCGCACGCTGGCCTACCTCGACGACCCCCGGGTGCTCGACGACGTCCTGGCCGCCGGTGCCGAGAAGGCGCGTGCGGTGGCGCGGGAGACGCTCGCGGCCGTCTACGAGCGCGTGGGCTTCCTGCCCCCGCGGTCCTGA
- a CDS encoding 2'-5' RNA ligase family protein, producing the protein MGRVSSQTDRTIGVAISIPAPYGEQLRAARASFGDPLATSVPTHVTLLPPTVLSREQDDEVDDHLRKVAEAASAFEIHLRGTATFRPVSPVVFVPLVQGIGECEALEQSVRSGPLARDLQFYYHPHVTVAHHLSDAALDRASAELADFECRFTVGGFHLYEHGADEVWRTQGWYAFGDGPLA; encoded by the coding sequence ATCGGACGGGTGAGCAGCCAGACGGACCGCACGATCGGGGTCGCCATCTCGATCCCGGCTCCGTACGGCGAGCAGCTGCGCGCGGCGCGGGCGTCCTTCGGTGACCCGCTGGCCACGTCGGTGCCGACGCACGTGACGCTGCTGCCCCCCACGGTGTTGTCGCGCGAGCAGGACGACGAGGTCGACGACCACCTGCGCAAGGTGGCGGAGGCGGCGTCGGCGTTCGAGATCCACCTGCGTGGCACGGCGACCTTCCGGCCGGTGTCGCCGGTGGTGTTCGTGCCCCTGGTGCAGGGGATCGGGGAGTGCGAGGCCCTGGAGCAGTCGGTGCGCAGCGGCCCGCTGGCGCGCGACCTGCAGTTCTACTACCACCCGCACGTGACCGTGGCCCACCATCTGTCGGACGCCGCCCTCGACCGCGCGTCCGCCGAGCTCGCCGACTTCGAGTGCCGCTTCACGGTGGGGGGTTTCCACCTCTACGAGCACGGTGCCGACGAGGTCTGGCGCACGCAGGGCTGGTACGCGTTCGGCGACGGGCCGCTCGCGTGA
- the sdhB gene encoding succinate dehydrogenase iron-sulfur subunit gives MANDDAVNPESAPSNPPTEAETSQGPDSRPLQAREPAEPTDTPRDEPAREATAAGDGASVADQAPSKAPEKAQAGEAAGAVPGFDVTLRIRRFDPETDSEPHWEDYRVSVHATDRLLDALHTIKWEQDGSLTFRRSCAHGVCGSDAMRINGKNRLACKTLLKDLNPDKPIMVEPIKGLAVEKDLVVDMDPFFAAYREVMPFLVAEGNAPSRERIQSQEQRDRFDDTTKCILCAACTSSCPVFWADGQYFGPAAIVNAHRFIFDSRDDAGDQRLEILNDKEGVWRCRTIFNCTEACPRGIEVTKAIQEVKRALLTRKV, from the coding sequence ATGGCGAACGACGACGCCGTGAACCCCGAGAGCGCGCCGAGCAACCCGCCCACGGAGGCCGAGACCTCGCAGGGGCCGGACTCCCGGCCGCTGCAGGCGCGCGAGCCCGCGGAGCCGACCGACACCCCGCGCGACGAGCCCGCGCGCGAGGCGACGGCCGCTGGTGACGGCGCGTCCGTCGCCGACCAGGCGCCGTCCAAGGCACCGGAGAAGGCGCAGGCCGGCGAGGCCGCCGGCGCCGTGCCCGGCTTCGACGTCACGCTGCGGATCCGCCGGTTCGACCCGGAGACCGACTCCGAGCCGCACTGGGAGGACTACCGCGTCAGCGTGCACGCGACCGACCGCCTGCTCGACGCCCTGCACACCATCAAGTGGGAGCAGGACGGCTCGCTGACCTTCCGGCGCTCGTGCGCGCACGGTGTCTGCGGCTCGGACGCCATGCGCATCAACGGCAAGAACCGGCTGGCCTGCAAGACGCTGCTGAAGGACCTCAACCCTGACAAGCCGATCATGGTCGAGCCGATCAAGGGGCTGGCGGTCGAGAAGGACCTCGTCGTCGACATGGACCCCTTCTTCGCCGCGTACCGCGAGGTCATGCCGTTCCTCGTGGCCGAGGGCAACGCGCCGTCGCGCGAGCGCATCCAGAGCCAGGAGCAGCGCGACCGGTTCGACGACACCACCAAGTGCATCCTGTGCGCGGCGTGCACCTCGTCGTGCCCGGTGTTCTGGGCCGACGGCCAGTACTTCGGCCCGGCCGCCATCGTCAACGCGCACCGGTTCATCTTCGACAGCCGCGACGACGCCGGCGACCAGCGCCTGGAGATCCTCAACGACAAGGAAGGCGTGTGGCGCTGCCGCACCATCTTCAACTGCACCGAGGCCTGCCCGCGCGGCATCGAGGTCACCAAGGCGATCCAGGAGGTCAAGCGCGCCCTGCTGACCCGTAAGGTCTGA
- a CDS encoding D-alanyl-D-alanine carboxypeptidase family protein, translating to MVDRSAGVPAPPAFAAASYLLADLDTGEVLLAKDAHGRYLPASTLKTLTVLTVLPDVDPRQVVTAERSDLVDGSKVGLDPGSHYTVGQLLQGTMLASGNDTATALARVAGGVPQTVARMQAEAVRLGARDTTVRNPSGLDAPGQLTSAYDLALIARAAMQLPAFRSLVTTKRVRFPGKEVKGKARTSFQIQNHNRLLYNYDGTIGVKDGYTIAARWTAISAVQRGSHRYLFTAMRRGEPSWRTQAAMFDWAFRYGPQVQPVGRLVEPGELERASTVTGEPRVAAAGRPASAALQAAGPTDGTLKVVGAGGVAAALLAVVLLALSARAKRRQVALARARRGARAASRR from the coding sequence GTGGTCGACCGTTCCGCCGGCGTGCCCGCTCCCCCGGCCTTCGCGGCCGCGTCGTACCTGCTCGCCGACCTTGACACCGGCGAGGTGCTGCTGGCCAAGGACGCTCACGGCCGGTACCTGCCGGCGTCCACGCTGAAGACCCTCACGGTGCTCACGGTGCTGCCGGACGTCGACCCCCGACAGGTGGTCACGGCCGAACGCTCCGACCTGGTCGACGGATCGAAGGTGGGGCTCGACCCTGGCTCGCACTACACCGTGGGGCAGCTGCTGCAGGGGACGATGCTGGCGTCCGGCAACGACACCGCGACGGCGCTGGCCCGGGTGGCGGGTGGCGTGCCGCAGACGGTCGCGCGGATGCAGGCCGAGGCCGTGCGGCTGGGGGCGCGCGACACCACCGTGCGCAACCCCAGCGGCCTGGACGCCCCGGGCCAGCTCACCAGCGCCTACGACCTGGCGCTCATCGCCCGGGCGGCGATGCAGCTGCCGGCCTTCCGCAGCCTGGTGACCACCAAGCGCGTGCGCTTTCCCGGCAAGGAGGTCAAGGGCAAGGCGCGCACGTCGTTCCAGATCCAGAACCACAACCGCCTGCTGTACAACTACGACGGCACGATCGGCGTCAAGGACGGCTACACGATCGCGGCACGCTGGACGGCGATCAGCGCGGTGCAGCGCGGCAGCCACCGCTACCTGTTCACGGCGATGCGGCGCGGCGAGCCGAGCTGGCGGACGCAGGCGGCGATGTTCGACTGGGCGTTCCGGTACGGCCCGCAGGTGCAGCCTGTCGGGCGACTCGTCGAGCCGGGCGAGCTGGAGCGGGCGAGCACCGTCACTGGCGAACCGCGGGTCGCCGCGGCCGGCCGACCCGCGTCCGCCGCGCTGCAGGCGGCCGGCCCGACGGACGGCACGCTGAAGGTGGTCGGCGCCGGCGGGGTGGCTGCCGCGCTGCTCGCCGTGGTGCTGCTCGCGCTCAGCGCGCGGGCCAAGCGTCGCCAGGTCGCGCTCGCCCGGGCTCGGCGCGGCGCGCGGGCCGCCTCCCGCCGCTGA